TGTGGGTGGTCGCGATCATGCTGATTCTGTTCTCGTTCGTGTTCATCGCCGCCGAACGCGTCGGCTCACGGTCGAAGTCGATCGAGACGATGACTCGCCGCGACGCGATCGCCATGGGTCTGGCGCAGTGCCTTGCGTTGATTCCGGGGGTCTCCCGTTCGGGTGCGACAGCGTCGGCCGGTCTCTTCGTCGGCATGGAGCGTGCCGCGGCGTTCCGCTTCTCATTCCTCATCGCAATCCCCGCGGTGGTCGCGTCCGGCCTGTTCAGCCTGAAGGACGCCTTCGAGCCGGCCGCCGAAGGTCAGGTGACAGCGTCCGGGCCGCAGATCGTCGTCGCGACGGGCATCGCGTTTGTGCTCGGCTACGTGTCGATCGCGTGGCTGCTCAAGTTCGTCTCACACCACTCGCTCGCATGGTTCGCCGGCTATCGCATTGCTCTCGGCCTCGTCGTGATCGGTCTGCTCGCCGGTGGCGTCGTCTCGGCGACATAGGGTCGGCACATGACAGTGATACTGGTCCGCCACGGACGGTCGACGGCCAATACTTCGGGTGTTCTCGCCGGCCGGACGCCCGGAGTGGCTCTGGACGATGTCGGGCGCGCGCAGGCGGCCGCGCTGATCGAACGCCTCGACGGGGTGTCGGGCCGCCTGAACGCAGTGGTGCGGTCTCCGCTGCAACGCTGCGCGGAGACCGTCGCACCGCTCGTCGATCACCTCGACGGTGTGAGTGAGGTTGAGGACGGGCGGCTCGCCGAAGTCGACTACGGCGAATGGAGCGGCCGCAAGCTGTCCGACCTCGTCGACGAACCGTTGTGGCGGACAGTGCAGCGACATCCGTCGGCGGCGGTGTTTCCCGGCGGTGAGGGACTGGCAGACGTTTCTCGGCGGGCGTCGGCTGCGGTCCGCGAACTCGACCGAGTGCATGGCGGTGACGACGGAAACGGCGTCTGGCTCGCCTGTTCGCACGGTGACGTGATCAAGAGTGTCGTCGCCGACGCCTACGGGATGCATCTGGACTCGTTCCAACGGATCGTCGTCGACCCGGCGTCGATCACCGTGATCCGGTACACGCGTGACCGGCCCTACGTGCTCACCGTGAACAATCCGGGGGCACTTGTGCTCCCTGCGCCGCGTCACCACACCGACGCCGATGTCGGCGGAGGCAAGGGCGCGTAGCCTTGCGACCAAAGGGCGTCGCAGTCATCAGCAGGAAGGTGGAGTAGCAGTGTCGCGCACCATTCATGAATTCCGCAGTCCGGCCCGTTTTGTCGCCGGCACGGTCGGCGTGCCGGGGGACCGCACGTTCTTCCTTCAGGTGTCACAGGACCAGCGGGTGATGAGCGTCGAGCTGGAGAAGCAGCAGGTCCTGATCCTCGCGGACCGCCTCGGATACCTCCTCGACGAGGTGGCCCGTCGGTTCGGCGCGAGTGTTCCGCCGGAGACCGAACAGGTCGCCGACACCGAGCCGCTCGCCAATCCGATCGACGCCGAGTTCCGGGTCGGCTCGATGGGGCTGGGTTGGGACGCCGAAGCGTCGTCCGTGGTGGTGGAACTGCTCGCCATCACTGAACAGCCGCTCGACGAGAGCGTGATCCTCGACGACACGGAGGAGGGGCCCGACACGGTCAGGGTGTTCCTGTCCGCCGACGCCGCCCGCCAGTTCAGCGCACGGTCGATGCGGGTCATCGCGGCGGGCCGGCCGCTGTGCCCGCTCTGCACCATGCCGCTCGACGCCTCCGGGCACATCTGCGCCCGCAGCAACGGCTACAAGCGGGACGTCGAGTTCTCGCGGTCCGACGAGTTCATCGATCCAGACGTGCTCGCCGCGCTCGGGCGAGTGATGCCGGGATTCGACGCATCCTTCCAGGTGGACGACGATTCGACCGCCATCGACGACGACTCAGACGACGACCGCCCGGAGTGAGTCGGAACATCCTCAAGGTCCTCACCGACGGGGACCTGACATTGTTGGGTCGCATCCCCACGGCGAGCAATCTCACACTCGCGTGCCGTGTGGGAGCCGATGAGCTGTTGTGCGTCTACAAACCGGTCCGAGGCGAAGCGCCCCTTTGGGACTTCCCCGACGGCACGCTCGCCGGGCGCGAGGTCGCGGCATATCTCCTCAGTGACGCCCTCGGGTGGGGCATCGTGCCGGAGACGGTGCTCCGCGAGAGCGGACCGGCAGACGCCGATCTCGGGCCGGGAATGCTGCAGCGGTGGATTCACGTGCCGGACGAAACGGTCGGTCGTGATCCGGTCGATCTCGTACCGATCGGCGATGTCGGCGACGATGTGATCCCGATACTGCGTGCATATGACGAGGACGGATCGTTGGTCGCGCTCGTTCACTCGGACACACCGGAGCTCAAGCGGCTCGCTGTCTTCGATGTGGTCGTGAACAACGCGGATCGCAAGGGCGGTCACATCCTCGTCGATGAGAGCGGCGAGCTGTTCGGCATCGACCACGGCATCTGCCTGCACACCGACGACAAGCTGCGCACCGTCCTGTGGGGGTGGGCGGGACAGGCAGTCCCGTCCGACCTGCTCGACGACCTCACTCGGGTGGCCGCGCACCTCTCGGACGACGACCACGCGTTGACTGTGCGACTCGGTGCATTGATCACCGCCGACGAGATCCGCGCTCTGCGGGAGCGCGTCTCGCACCTCGTCGACGGCGGCACGATGCCGTTGCCGCCCGGAGAGCGCGCGATACCGTGGCCGCCGTTCTGACACGTGCACCAGAAGACGGCCCGTTCGACGCCTGATCGACCGCTCGTCATACAGTTGTGGTCATGCAGTCGTGGCCGTCGCCCCAGATCCCGTCCGTACCCGGCGTCTCACCGGCTCTGCGTCTGTTCGACACGTCGTCGAAGCAGGTGGCACCACTCGCACCCGGACCAGTCGCCGGAATGTACGTCTGCGGCATCACTCCGTACGACGCCACACACCTCGGCCACGCTGCCACCTACGTGACGTTCGACCTGATCAATCGGGTCCTTCGCGATCAGGGGCATGACGTCCACTATGTGCAGAACATCACCGACGTCGACGATCCGCTGTTCGAGCGCGCCGAACGCGACGGAGTGGACTGGCGAGATCTCGGCACCCGGGAGATCGACCTGTTCCGCGAGGACATGGCAGCGCTGCGTGTTCTGCCGCCTCGCGACTACATCGGTGCGATGGAGTCGGTCGACGAGGTCATCGCGGCCGTCGGACGCCTCCTCGAGAACGGTTCCGCCTACGTCGTCGACGACGCCGACTATCCCGACGTGTACTTCAGCATCGACGCGACCGAGCAGTTCGGTTACGAGTCGGGCTATGACGCAGAGACGATGGCGAAGTACTTCGCCGAGCGAGGCGGCGACCCGGACCGCGTGGGCAAGCGCAACCCGCTCGACGCGCTCCTGTGGCGCATCCGACGGCCCGGAGAGCCGTCATGGGAGTCGCCGTTCGGCGCGGGGCGTCCAGGCTGGCACATCGAGTGCTCGGCCATCGCCCTCAACCGACTCGGCATGGCGTTCGACGTGCAGGGCGGTGGCAGCGACCTGATCTTCCCGCATCACGAGTTCTCCGCGGCTCATGCCGAAGCCGAGACGGGGGAGCGCCGCTTCGCACGCCACTACGTCCACACCGGAATGATCGGCCTGGACGGCGAGAAGATGTCGAAGAGCCTCGGCAACCTCGTCAAGGTGTCGGTGTTGAGGCGCAACGGAGTCGACGTCGGCGCCGTCCGACTCGGTCTGATCAGCGGGCACTACCGCGACGACCGCATGTGGACCGATCTAGTCCTGTCCGACGGCGAGCGTCGTCTCGCCACCTGGCGTCGTGCCACCGCCCTCGCGACCGGCCCCGACGCGACTGACACCGTCGCACGCCTCCGCCAGCACCTCGCGAACGACCTGGACACCCCGAAGGCACTCGCGGCCGTCGACGCGTGGGCCGCCGACGCCATCCTGGGCATCGGTTCGTCGACCGAGGCGCCAGGACTGATCGCCGCCGCCGTCGACGCCCTCCTCGGCGTCGACATCAACCCGAGTGCGTAGGAAGCCATGACCCGCGTCAGCGAGATCCCGCCCGGCACCTCCGACGGTGTCTGGACGGTGATGACCCACACGTCGACCTACGTGCTCGACTTCGAGGAGATGACCCTGCTCCGCGCTCCAGGTGTCGGGCGCAACGAGGACCAGCGCTGGGAGGTCAGCGAACTGCGTCGCGACTCCGAGGACATCCCGCTGATCGGCGTCAAGCAGTGCGTCATCGGAGAGCCCGCGCAGTTCTGGGTGACCGCCGCCGACGACCCTGACGTCCGTACCTGGCGCATCACGACGCCGGTCGTCGACATCGAACGCATCGGTTAGACCGGTCTAGTCCGAGCCCTCGTTCCTCCTGCGGAGGTATTTCTCGAACTCTGCGGCGAGGGCGTCGCCGTCGACTTCGACCATCGGGTTCTCGTCGCCTGCCTCGTCGTCCTCTCGTTCCTCGAGATCGCGGACGTAGGCGGCCATGTCGTCGTCGTCGGACATCATCTCGTCGACGTCCTCCTGCCAGTCTCGCGCCTGTTGATCGAGGCGACCGAGATCGATCGGGAGCTCGACGATGGGTTCCAGGCGCCGGAGGAGGGCGACACTGGCCTTCGGGTTCGGCGGGTGTGCGATGTAGTGGGGGACCGCCGCCCACAACGAGATCGACGGCACTCCGGCCTGGACGAACGCATCTTGAAGGACTCCGGTGATGCCGGTAGGACCTTCGTACTTGCTCGGCGAAAGTCCAAAACGGGTTGCCGCGGCGCTCGTCTCCGCCGATCCGGACACCGGGACGGGACGGGTGTGCGGAGTGTCGGCGAGCAGGGCGCCCATCATGACCACGAGTTCGACGTCCAGCGCCTCGGCGAGTTCGACGAGTTGGGAGCAGAACGCCCGCCACCGCAGATTCGGCTCGGGTCCGAGCACGAACACCACGTCTCGATCGGCGTCGGGAAGGCGCGCATACGAGACAGACGTTGACGGCCAGGCTATGCGACGCGTCACACCGTCGACAGTGGTGATCGTCGGCCGGTTCGACTGGTAGTCGTAGAAGTCGTCGCCGTCGATCTCGCGCAGATCCGTTGCGTCCCAGGTCAGGGCCAGATGTTCGACGGCGGACGTCGCCGCGTCTCCGGCGTCGTTCCATCCGCCGAACGCAGCGATCATCACGGGACGGCGCAGTTCGGGCAGACCGGTCGGGCGTGGGGAGTTCATCGAGAAGAGCCTACGGCGGACCGCGTTCGACGGCGAACTACGCTGGAGGGATGCCATACTCCGTTTCGCGCCAGGATTCGTACGACTCGACATTGCTTCAGGCGATGTCGCGTCGTGTACTGATCGGTGACGGGGCCATGGGCACGATGCTTCAGGCCGCCGACCTCACGGTCGACGGCGACTTCCTCGGGCTCGAGGGTTGCAACGAGATCCTCAACGACACTCGCCCGGACGTCCTCGCCGGCATCCACCGCAGCTACTTCGAAGCCGGGGCCGACGTCGTCGAGACGAACACCTTCGGCTGCAACCTGTCGAACCTCGGCGACTACGACATCGCCGACCGCATCCGCGAACTCGCCTACAAGGGGACATCGATCGCTCGCGGAGTCGCCGATGAGATGGGCCCGTCGGCCGACGGGACCGACCGCTACGTCCTGGGCTCCATCGGGCCCGGCACAAAACTCCCCAGTCTTGGCCACACCACGTTCGCAGTGATCCGCGACGCGTACCAGGAGTGTGTGCTCGGCATGCTCGAAGGCGGTGCCGACGGCATCCTGATCGAGACGTCCCAGGATCTGCTGCAGCTCAAGGCGGCCGTCATCGCGGCGCGTCGTGCGATGGACGAGATGGGCCGCCATCTCCCCATCATCGCGCACATCACCGTCGAGACCACCGGAACGATGCTTGTCGGATCCGAGATCGGTGCCGCGCTCGCGGCGATCGAGCCGCTCGGCGTCGACGTCATCGGCCTCAACTGCGCCACCGGCCCCGCCGAGATGAGCGAGCACCTGCGTTACCTGTCGAAGCATGCGCGAGTGCCGGTGTCGGTGATGCCGAACGCCGGGCTCCCGGTCCTCGGAGCAAACGGCGCCGAATATCCGCTCACCGCGCCCGAGATGGCCGAAGCGCTCGCCGGGTTCGTGCGCGACTACGGTCTGCGGTTCGTCGGCGGTTGCTGTGGAAGCACCCCCGAGCACATTCGCCAGGTTGCCGCGGCGGTCGCAGGCGTGGAGCCCAAGGGCCGCACCCCGGAGCACGTGTCGGAGACGTCGTCCCTGTACACCGCTGTGCCGTTCGATCAGGACGCGAGCTTCCTGGTGATCGCCGAACGGACCAACTCGAACGGTTCCAAGGCGTTCCGCGAGGCGATGCTCGCAGGCGACTACCAGAAGTGCCTGGAGATCGCGAAGGACCAGACACGCGACGGCGCACACATGCTCGATCTCAACATCGACTACGTGGGCCGGGACGGCGCCGCGGACATGACCGAACTCGCGTCGCGCTTCGCCACCGCGTCGACGTTGCCGATCATGATCGACTCCACTGAACCGGATGTCATCCGGGCAGGTCTGGAACATCTGGGCGGTCGATGCGCCGTGAACTCGGTCAACTACGAGGACGGCGACGGCCCGGACTCGCGTTTTGCGCGCATCATGCGGCACGCGGTGGAGCACGGGGCCGCGGTGGTCGCGCTGACGATCGACGAGGAGGGCCAGGCCCGAACCGCCGACCACAAGGTCGCCATCGCCGAGCGGCTCATCACGGACATCACCGAGAACTGGGGCCTCGCCGAAGAGGACATCATCATCGACGCCCTCACGTTCCCCATCTCCACGGGCCAGGAGGAGGTCCGGCGCGACGGCATCGAGACGATCGAGGCGATCCGCCGTCTCAAGCAGGCTCACCCCACCATCCACTTCACGCTCGGCATCTCGAACATCTCGTTCGGACTCAATGCGGCGGCCCGCCAGGTGCTCAACTCGGTGTTCCTGCACGAGTGCGTGCAGGTGGGACTCGACACGGCCATCGTGCACGCTTCCAAGATCCTGCCCATGGCTCGGATCCCGGACGAGCAGCGGGAGACCGCGCTCGACCTCGTCTACAACCGCAGACGTGAGCAGGGGACCGACGGACCCGACGACAAGGGCTACGACCCTCTCCAGAAGCTCATGGAGTTGTTCGAGGGCGTGTCGGCGGCGTCGGCCCGCGAGTCGCGGGCCGCTGAGCTCGCGAAGATGCCGCTCTTCGAGCGGCTGGAACGCCGCATCGTCGACGGGGAGCGCAACGGCCTCATCGACGACCTCGACGAGGCCCGTGAGACGGTGCCGCCGCTGTCGATCATCAACGACACCCTGCTCTCCGGTATGAAGACCGTCGGCGAGCTGTTCGGCTCCGGTCAGATGCAGCTGCCGTTCGTCCTGCAGTCCGCCGAGGTGATGAAGGCCGCTGTCGCCCACCTCGAGCAATTCATGGAGGCCTCGGACGAGGACGGCAAGGGCCGGATCGTGCTCGCCACCGTGAAGGGCGACGTCCACGACATCGGCAAGAACCTGGTCGACATCATCCTGTCGAACAACGGCTACGACGTCGTCAACATCGGCATCAAGCAGCCCATCGCCACGATTCTGTCGGTCGCGGAGGATCAGCGTGCCGACGTCATCGGTATGTCGGGGCTGTTGGTGAAGTCGACGGTCGTGATGAAGGAGAACCTCGAGGAGATGAACTCGCGCGGCAAGAGCGAGTTCCCCGTTCTCCTCGGCGGCGCGGCGTTGACCCGCACGTATGTCGAGGGTGATCTGGCTGACATCTACGAGGGCGACGTGCGCTACGCCCGTGACGCGTTCGAGGGCCTGACCCTGATGGACGAGATCATGGCGATCAAGCGCGGGGAGGGACCCGATCCGGACAGCCCGGAGGCCAAGGCGGCCGCGGCGAAGGTCGCCGAACGCAAGGCGCGTCGGGAGCGGTCGCAACGGATCGCCGCGAAGCGCAAGGCGGCTGAGGTTCCCGTCGAGATACCTGCACGGTCGGATGTCGCCGTGGACAACGAGATCCCGGAGCCGCCGTTCTGGGGCACCCGGATCGTCAAGGGCATCCCGGTCGCCGAGTATTTGACGTTGCTCGACGAGCGCGCGTTGTTCCTCGGTCAGTGGGGACTGCGCGGCACACGGGGCGACTCCGGTCCCGACTACGAGGAACTCGTCGAGACCGAGGGGCGACCGCGCCTGCGCGAATGGATCTCGCGCCTGGCCACCGAAGGGATCCTCGCCCACGCGGCCGTCGTGTACGGATACTTCCCGGCCGTCAGCGAGGGCGATGTGGTGCACGTTCTCGAGTCGCCCGATCCGTCGTCACCGGTCGTGCACAGTTTCGAGTTCCCCCGGCAGCAGCGGACTCGCTTCCTGTGCATCGCGGACTTCATCCGCTCCCGCGAGGACGCGATCGCCGCCGGCCGTGTCGACGTTCTGCCGTTCCAGCTCGTGACCATGGGCCAGCCGATCGCCGACTTCGCGAACAAGCTGTTCGCCGGCGACGAGTACCGCGACTACCTCGAGGTGCACGGTATCGGCGTGCAACTGACCGAGGCGCTCGCCGAGTACTGGCACCAGCGAGTGCGGAGCGAACTGACGTTCGACGGCGGTTCGATGGCCGACGGCGACCCGGACAGGCCGCAGGGGTTCTTCGACCTCGAGTATCGCGGTGCACGCTACTCGTTCGGCTACGGCGCATGCCCGAACCTCGAGGACCGTGCGAAGATGGTCGATCTCCTCCAGCCGGAGCGCATCGGCGTGGAACTCTCGGAGGAACTCCAGCTGCATCCCGAACAGTCGACCGACGCGTTTGTGCTCCATCACCCGGAAGCGAAGTACTTCAACACTTAGAGTCGACCCGGAACCGATCGGGACGGAATCCGGTCGTCATGCAGGAAGTGTGCGGAAGCACCTAGGGTGGAGCGTGGAACGTCATTCGCCCCCACCTACAGGAGGACCACACGTGATCGAGGACGCAGGCCAACCGGGAGCTGTCTTCTGGGACATGGACGGCACGCTGCTCGACACCGAACCACTGTGGGAGCGAGTCCTCGTCGAGTTCGCAGACAAGGTGGGTACTGAGATGACGCAGTCATTGCGGGATTCGACGATGGGCAACAGTTCACCCGACGCGATGACCAAGGTGTACGACGCGGCACTCGTACCCGAGTCCGGCCGCGACTTCGAAGCCGACGAGGCCTGGATGGTGCAGCGCGTCATCGATCTCTTCGCGTCGGGGACGCCGTGGCGACCGGGGGCCGTCGATGCACTCGACATGATCGCGGCTGCCGAGATCCCGATGGTGTTGGTCACGAACACGATGCGGGAGGTCACCGACGTCCTGCTCGACACGATCGGCCGGGAGCGTTTCGTCGCGACGGTCTGCGGCGACGAGGTGGAGGCGGGTAAGCCCGAACCGCACATCTATCGCAGAGCCGCCGAACTGGTCGGCCTGCCGGTGAGCCGTTGCCTCGCCGTGGAAGACTCACCGACCGGTGCGGCCGCGACGTTCGCCGCAGGCGTTCGGGCGATCATCGTGCCGTCCGCCATCGCAGTCCCGCCTCGGGCCACGTACACATTCCGCGACACCCTCGTCGGCCTTACCGTCGACGACCTCGCCGCGGCCCTCCGCTGATCGACACGGGGCCATCGGTGCGCGAGGCGACGGGTACGACGCGGTACCTCTCCGGACTGGCGGTCGGCATCGCGGTGGGTGCGGTCATCGGGTTCGCCGCGCACCGGTGGGCGCTCGCCGCGCTGTCGGTGCTCCTGGTCAGCGCGGTCGTCTATCTCGTGTGGTCGATCAGCCTGCGCTGGCCTGCTAGTGCCGCCGCCACGCGAGACCACGCGACCCAAGCGTCCGAAGACGAGGAGATCGGCGACATCGCCGTTCTCTCGGTGCTGGCCGCGACCCTGGCGACGGTCGGGGTGCTCCTGCTCGCGGCGAACGGGCCCGACGAAGTCGTGTACGCGAGCATCGCGGTGGTGGCGGTCGTCGCCGCCTGGGGAATGCTGCACATGCTGTACACGGAGAAGTACGCCCGCATGTACTACCAGGGCGGAGTCGGCGGCATCGATTTCAACTCCGATGATCCGCCGCGCTACGTCGACTTCTTCTACTTCTCCTTCAACCTCGGGATGACGTACCAGGTGTCTGACACATCGATCACCGACACGGCGTTCCGGGCCGTCAGCCTCAAGCACTGCCTGGTCAGCTACGTGTACGGGACGGTCATCATCGCGTGCACCATCAACCTGGTGATGAATCTCGTCGGCTGAGCGGGGCCAGCAGCGCCGAAGACCGGCGGCGATCCCTCGTGTGCCGACCCGTCGAACTTCTTCAGGGGGCGCGTCACCGCAGCACGTGACAACCCGACCGGGCGTCGTCACGCGCGGCGTGCGAAAATACGGGACGTGAAAACCTTCGACGAACTCTTCGCTGAGCTGGCAGACAAGGCCCAGTCCCGCCCCGAAGGCAGCGGCACGGTCGCCGCACTGGACTCGGGGATCCATACCCTCGGCAAGAAGATCATCGAAGAGGCCGGCGAAGTGTGGCTGGCGGCCGAGCATGAGTCCGACGACTCGCTCTCCGAAGAGATCTCGCAGCTCGTCTACTGGCTCCAGGTGATGATGATCAAACGCGGCTTGACCCCGGCCGACGTGTACAAGTACCTCTGAGCCGACCCAGCTACCTCTAGGAACACCCTCATGTTGCGTGTTGCAGTCCCCAACAAAGGCGCGCTCTCCGAAGCCGCCGCCACGATCCTCTCCGAGGCGGGTTACCGCAAGCGGTCCGACCCGAAGGACTTGTCCGTCATCGACGTCAACAACGACGTCGAGTTCTACTTCCTGCGCCCGAAGGATGTCGCGATCTACGTCGGCGCGGGCACACTCGACCTCGGGATCACCGGTCGCGACCTGGCTGCCGACTCCGGCGCCGAGGTGATCGAAGAAGTCGCGCTGGGTTTCGGTTCGTCGACCTTCCGGTACGCGGCTCCGAGCGACCAGACGTGGACCGTCGACGACCTCGCAGGAAAGCGGATCGCGACGTCGTACCCGAACCTGGTGCGCCGGGACCTCGCCACCCGCGGCATCGACGCCGAGATCATCCGTCTCGACGGCGCCGTTGAGATCTCCATTCAGCTCGGAGTCGCCGACGCCATCGCCGACGTGGTGGGTTCAGGACGAACCCTGCGCCTCCACGACCTCGCCGCATTCGGCGAATCGCTCTGCGACTCCGAAGCGGTCCTCATCCGGAACCCGGAGTCGGCGGAGCCGTCGAAGGCGGCCAAGCAGTTCATCGCGCGCGTGCAGGGCGTCGTGTTCGGCCAGCAGTACGTGATGATCGACTACGACTGCCCGAAGCCGCTGCTCGACGCCGCCGTCGCGATGACGCCCGGACTCGAATCGCCCACGGTGTCGCCGATGCTCGACCCGGAGTGGCTCGCGGTCCGCGCGATGGTTCCGCGCAGGTCGCACCAGTCGTTGATGGACGATCTGTCGGAGCTCGGCGTGCGCGCCATCCTCGCTTCCGACATTCGGTCCTGCCGGTTCTGACGCTCGGCGGCTGATGATCGTCAGCCGCTAACGTCGACGATCATGTCGGTCTGGGCCGATCGCCCGAGGAAACCTGTGACGTCGTAGAGGTCGGCGAAACTGGCGCCGTAACCGCCGCGGCCGACTGCGAGGTCGGAGTCGATGCCGAGCCACGGACTGGTGGGCTGCCCGACGAGGTGGACGGTCGTGTCCATGTTCATCCACGACCACTGAGTCGGGTCAAGGCGGGTTCCGACACCGTTCGCGACGTCGAGGACGGTGAAGACGGCGACCAGGTTCGTCGACACCTCACCCTCGACGAGGGGCAGCATCGATTTGATCCACGTGGCGGGTGT
This genomic window from Gordonia sp. PDNC005 contains:
- the hisG gene encoding ATP phosphoribosyltransferase — encoded protein: MLRVAVPNKGALSEAAATILSEAGYRKRSDPKDLSVIDVNNDVEFYFLRPKDVAIYVGAGTLDLGITGRDLAADSGAEVIEEVALGFGSSTFRYAAPSDQTWTVDDLAGKRIATSYPNLVRRDLATRGIDAEIIRLDGAVEISIQLGVADAIADVVGSGRTLRLHDLAAFGESLCDSEAVLIRNPESAEPSKAAKQFIARVQGVVFGQQYVMIDYDCPKPLLDAAVAMTPGLESPTVSPMLDPEWLAVRAMVPRRSHQSLMDDLSELGVRAILASDIRSCRF